TAGAGCGGATATTCCCTCACCGTTTGCCCCCAAAGATGAGATGATTGAAGCGAAGAAAGAGAAACCCAAAGAAGAGAAGAAGCCGGCGAAAGGGAAAAAGGAGAAGGCGAAGAAGAAAAAAGAGGAGTTCCGCATCGACCTTGAAGGGATGGAGAACCGAACCGTAGTGATCCCAATTAAGCCGGGCAATATTAGCAATCTTTCCGCAGTGAAAGGGAAGATACTCTACATCACCCTTCCTACTAGAGGTCTCTCCGGACCGTCCTCACCAGAAAAACCCGCTCTTCATCTTTACGACATAAAGGCGAAGAAAGACTTCACCCTGCTTTCGCCAATAGCTAACTATGACATCTCCCCTGATGGAAAGAAGTTGATCTACCGGAGTGGTAAGACCTACGGGATAGTAGATATCGCCGGGAGGAGGTACAAGGTGGGTGATGGAGCACTTAACCTCTCCGGGATGAAGATGAAGGTTGATCTTAGAGCAGAGTGGAGGCAGATGTTCGCTGAGGCTTGGCGACTGGAGCGGGATTACTTCTATTCCCCGAAGATGAACGGGGTCGATTGGAAGAAGATGAAGAAAAAGTACGAGGTACTCCTCCCCTATGTTGCCCATCGGTTTGACCTCATCTATCTACTTGGGGAGATGGTGGGAGAGCTCTGTAATTCCCATACCTATGTTGGTGGCGGTGATATGCCCAAGGTGGAACATGTCAATGTGGGTATGCTCGGCGTCGATTTTGAGCTCGATAAAGCGAGCGGTCGTTATCGCTTCAAGAAGATCTATCGTGGCGACAACTCGAGGGAAAGGTACCGGGCACCACTTGCCGAGCCGGGGATCAAGGTGAAGGAAGGAGATTACCTCCTCGCAGTGGAAGGGAAGGAGCTTTCCGCTCCCACCAACCCCTATGCCCTATTTGAGAACACGGTAGGAAAGCCGGTGGTCCTCACGGTGAACTCGAAACCGACTATGAAGGGTGCCTGGAACATCACGGTAAAGCCGATAGCCAATGAGTTCAACCTCCGCTATTTGGCTTGGGTCGAGGGGAACCGGAAGAAGGTGGAGAAGATGAGCCACGGCTTGATCGGCTACATCTACCTCCCGGATATGAGTGCAGATGGGCTTAACGAATTCGTGCGTCAGTTCTATCCTCAGGTGAGGAAAAAGGGGCTGATTATCGATGTCCGTTACAACGGTGGTGGATTTGTAGATCAGCTGATACTGGAACGGCTGAGGAGGATCCTGATCGGGATGGATATGAGCAGAAACGGCGCCGATTCAACTATACCTTCGGTGGTCTTCCACGGTCATATGCTGACCATCTGCAACGCCTACTCCGCTTCTGACGGGGATATCTTCCCCTTCTTCTTCAAGAAGTACAAGTTGGGACCGGTGATCGGAACCAGGACCTGGGGTGGTGTCCGGGGTATCCGCGGTTATACCCCCTTGCTCGATGGTGGCTATGTTACGATGCCCGAGTTCTCCGTTTACGGGCTCGATAGCAAGTGGGTGATGGAAAACCACGGGGTCGATCCGGATATCGTGGTCGATAACAGGCCCGATCTGGTGGTGAAGGGAAGAGATCCTCAGCTCGAGATGGCGGTCAAGATCCTCCTCGAGAAGATAAAGAAGGAGCCGAAGAAGCTCCCCAAGCGTCCTCCTTATCTTCCACCTTATCCTGAGTTCAAATAGAAAGAGAGATACCAGGGGGTAGCACCCCTTTATGGGTGCTACCCCTTCTTTTGTATTAGATGCGTTGTTTCTTCTCTTTGATAGAGGGAGGAAAGCGGTGGGAAAGACGATAATCGAGAAGATAATCGAAGCTCACTCCTCTGAAGACTCTGTCTCCCCGGGGGATGTCGTCTGGATCGAGCTCGATGGGAGGACCGCTCGGGACTTCGGCGGTGCCAATGTGGTGCTCAATTACCGTCGGGAGTTCGACGATACCCCGGTGGCGGATAGAGAGAAAACCTGGTTCACCTTCGACTGCGTTGCCCCGGC
The sequence above is a segment of the Acidobacteriota bacterium genome. Coding sequences within it:
- a CDS encoding PD40 domain-containing protein, with translation MRKVRLAFFLALLLAPLLLFAQPMKEGRLMRFPDIYGDKIVFTYAGDLWLVSSEGGMARRITSHPGLELFPKFSPDGKWIAFTGQYDGNMNVYLIPAEGGVPKQLTYAPDVGHVSERMGPNHEVIEWFPDGKHILFLSRRNTFNTWFGRLFKVSIDGGLPEQIVLPKGGLTSFSPDGKKIAYNRIFRNFRTWKRYKGGMAQDIWIYDFGKNEIERITKYKGTDTFPMWYKDKIYFASDRGKYERMNIWCYDLSTKRFHQVTHFKEYDVNWPSLGDGRIVFENGGYLYVLDLATEKAKKITVYLPGDFAYARSKWVDGSKFISEFGLAPEGKNAIFVARGDIFIVPKKEGATRDITCTSGIREKYVSYSPDGKWIAYISDKTGEDEIYLRPARGFGGEKRITFDGKCFRFPPRWSPDSKKLLFADKSLRLWYVDIEKKKPVLIDKAKQWEIRYYNWSPDSNWVVYSKAEENGFSSIFLYHLPEKKIYRVTSQFTDDFAPVFDPDGKYLYFLTNRSYNATLGTFDMSYVYNRTTRICLMTVRADIPSPFAPKDEMIEAKKEKPKEEKKPAKGKKEKAKKKKEEFRIDLEGMENRTVVIPIKPGNISNLSAVKGKILYITLPTRGLSGPSSPEKPALHLYDIKAKKDFTLLSPIANYDISPDGKKLIYRSGKTYGIVDIAGRRYKVGDGALNLSGMKMKVDLRAEWRQMFAEAWRLERDYFYSPKMNGVDWKKMKKKYEVLLPYVAHRFDLIYLLGEMVGELCNSHTYVGGGDMPKVEHVNVGMLGVDFELDKASGRYRFKKIYRGDNSRERYRAPLAEPGIKVKEGDYLLAVEGKELSAPTNPYALFENTVGKPVVLTVNSKPTMKGAWNITVKPIANEFNLRYLAWVEGNRKKVEKMSHGLIGYIYLPDMSADGLNEFVRQFYPQVRKKGLIIDVRYNGGGFVDQLILERLRRILIGMDMSRNGADSTIPSVVFHGHMLTICNAYSASDGDIFPFFFKKYKLGPVIGTRTWGGVRGIRGYTPLLDGGYVTMPEFSVYGLDSKWVMENHGVDPDIVVDNRPDLVVKGRDPQLEMAVKILLEKIKKEPKKLPKRPPYLPPYPEFK